A genome region from Sphingobium sp. CR2-8 includes the following:
- a CDS encoding FAD/NAD(P)-binding protein, whose protein sequence is MLRVDHVAIIGGGFSGVLLAINLLRHGSVRVTLVERRPDRLGRGLAYGAAQADHILNVRAANMSALPDQPGHFVEWLTSQGLGQEGSFATRRDYGAYLCAMLDAARAAAGDRFHVISDEAIDLVVAQDGAFVALQSGYTLVADVAVIAPGNLPPHDLPAFAALDNPAYVNNPWAADIATGLGPQDSVLLLGSGLTAVDCALSLDSAGFQGKIIALSRRGLMPQAHAPAQPYAVRNERPVGSASALIRAVRERAAQIGWRNAVDELRPFTPDMWRAASPDERSRFLRHLRPYWDVHRHRLAPQVAARLDTLRTQGRLEVRAAKVSTAIPHGDGLAIGLRPRGASDSETITVARVINCTGPLGDLRRVTDALLRNLSDRGDIRADPLAIGIDVDRQCRAIAADGEAQERLYVVGPMTRGAHWEIVAVPDIRRQVWTLARQITSAHWVEAEGL, encoded by the coding sequence ATGCTGAGGGTCGACCATGTCGCCATCATCGGTGGCGGATTCAGCGGCGTGTTGCTGGCGATCAACCTGTTGCGGCATGGCAGCGTGCGGGTGACACTGGTGGAACGGCGTCCGGACCGCTTGGGTCGCGGCCTTGCCTATGGCGCGGCGCAGGCCGACCATATCCTCAATGTCCGCGCCGCCAATATGAGCGCGCTGCCCGATCAGCCCGGTCATTTCGTGGAATGGCTGACGTCGCAGGGATTGGGGCAGGAAGGCAGCTTCGCCACGCGGCGCGACTATGGCGCTTATCTGTGCGCGATGCTGGATGCCGCGCGCGCGGCGGCCGGGGACCGGTTCCACGTCATCAGCGACGAGGCGATCGACCTGGTCGTGGCGCAGGACGGCGCCTTCGTCGCGCTGCAATCCGGCTATACGCTGGTCGCGGACGTCGCCGTGATAGCGCCCGGCAACCTGCCGCCACATGATCTGCCCGCCTTTGCCGCGCTAGATAACCCGGCTTATGTGAACAACCCCTGGGCCGCCGATATCGCCACCGGACTGGGGCCGCAGGATAGCGTCCTGCTGCTCGGCAGCGGGCTGACCGCCGTCGATTGTGCGCTCAGCCTGGACAGCGCGGGCTTCCAGGGCAAGATCATCGCCTTGTCGCGGCGCGGCCTGATGCCGCAGGCGCATGCGCCCGCGCAGCCCTATGCCGTGCGGAACGAGCGGCCGGTGGGGTCGGCGTCTGCGCTGATCCGCGCCGTTCGCGAACGCGCCGCGCAGATCGGCTGGCGCAACGCCGTCGATGAACTGCGGCCTTTCACCCCCGACATGTGGCGCGCCGCCAGTCCGGACGAGCGCAGCCGCTTCCTGCGCCACCTGCGCCCCTATTGGGATGTGCATCGGCATCGGTTGGCGCCGCAGGTGGCGGCGCGGCTCGACACGCTGAGGACGCAAGGACGACTGGAGGTACGCGCGGCGAAGGTTTCGACTGCCATACCCCATGGCGACGGCCTGGCCATCGGCCTGCGACCGCGCGGGGCAAGCGACAGCGAGACGATCACAGTCGCGCGCGTGATCAACTGCACCGGGCCGCTGGGCGACCTGCGCCGGGTGACCGACGCGCTGTTGCGCAACCTGTCGGACCGGGGCGACATCAGGGCCGATCCGCTGGCGATCGGGATCGATGTGGATCGCCAGTGCCGCGCCATCGCCGCCGATGGCGAGGCCCAGGAACGGCTGTACGTCGTCGGGCCGATGACGCGGGGCGCGCATTGGGAAATCGTCGCGGTTCCCGACATCAGGCGACAGGTCTGGACTCTGGCGCGCCAGATCACCAGTGCCCATTGGGTGGAGGCGGAGGGGCTGTAG
- a CDS encoding LLM class flavin-dependent oxidoreductase, producing MPRQRHIKLGFILHGVGRTWNDWRHPDRDGNASTSLAHYQRQAASAERGKFDFLFVADSLSITEKSSPHYLNRFEPITILSALAATTSHIGLVATLTVSYSEPFNVARQFASLDHLSGGRAGWNVVTSWLGDTAANFSKAEHPAHAVRYRIAGEYLDVVQGLWDSWEDGAHVADKATGQFVDPDRLHRLDHDGEFFQVRGPLNIKRTPQGQPVIFQAGASDDGRNFAARRAEVIFTHAPTQEDGQAYYADVKTRARGFGRDADTLLILPGVAPIVGDTDEEAEARYNELAALESIDTGLGFLSRTFNDHDFRQYDLDAPFPDVEHIGLNSQQSSTLRILADVRANNLTLRQAAERLATPRGAFVGSPETVADRLQDWFESGAADGFVIFEPLPGQLDLFVDKVIPILQARGLFRTDYEGATFRAHLGLPVPDNRYSAARSEDDAPAQAPAVEPQFA from the coding sequence ATGCCCCGACAGCGGCACATCAAGCTTGGCTTCATCCTGCATGGCGTGGGACGCACCTGGAACGATTGGCGCCATCCCGATCGCGACGGGAACGCCAGCACCAGCCTGGCCCATTATCAACGCCAGGCGGCGAGTGCGGAGCGCGGCAAGTTCGATTTCCTGTTCGTCGCCGACAGCCTGTCGATCACGGAAAAGTCCAGCCCGCATTATCTCAACCGGTTCGAACCGATCACGATCCTGTCGGCGCTGGCGGCCACGACCTCGCATATCGGCCTGGTCGCTACCCTGACCGTGAGCTATTCCGAACCCTTCAACGTGGCGCGCCAGTTCGCATCGCTCGATCATCTGAGCGGCGGGCGCGCGGGGTGGAATGTGGTGACATCCTGGTTGGGCGACACTGCCGCCAATTTCAGCAAGGCCGAACATCCCGCCCATGCCGTGCGCTATCGCATCGCGGGCGAGTATCTGGATGTCGTCCAGGGCCTGTGGGACAGTTGGGAAGACGGCGCTCATGTCGCAGACAAGGCGACGGGCCAGTTCGTCGATCCCGACAGGCTGCATCGGCTGGATCATGACGGCGAATTTTTCCAGGTTCGCGGGCCGCTGAATATCAAGCGCACGCCACAGGGACAGCCGGTCATATTCCAGGCAGGTGCATCGGACGACGGCCGCAATTTCGCCGCGCGCCGGGCGGAGGTGATCTTCACCCATGCGCCAACGCAGGAGGATGGGCAGGCCTATTATGCCGACGTCAAGACGCGGGCCAGGGGTTTCGGCCGGGACGCCGACACCCTGTTGATCCTGCCGGGTGTTGCGCCGATCGTCGGCGACACGGACGAGGAAGCCGAGGCGCGTTATAACGAACTGGCGGCGCTGGAATCGATCGACACGGGTCTTGGCTTCCTTTCGCGCACCTTCAACGACCATGATTTCCGCCAATATGATCTGGACGCGCCCTTCCCCGATGTCGAACATATCGGCCTCAACAGCCAGCAGAGCAGCACGCTGCGCATTCTGGCGGATGTGCGGGCGAACAATCTGACGTTGCGGCAGGCGGCGGAACGGCTTGCGACACCGCGCGGCGCCTTCGTCGGATCGCCGGAAACCGTCGCGGACAGGTTGCAGGACTGGTTCGAAAGCGGCGCGGCTGACGGGTTCGTCATCTTCGAGCCGCTGCCGGGGCAACTGGACCTGTTCGTCGACAAGGTCATTCCCATCTTGCAGGCGCGCGGCCTGTTCCGCACCGACTATGAGGGTGCGACCTTCCGTGCGCATCTGGGCCTGCCGGTTCCCGATAATCGCTACAGCGCAGCCCGGTCCGAAGACGATGCCCCGGCGCAAGCCCCTGCGGTCGAGCCGCAATTCGCTTAA
- a CDS encoding opacity protein has protein sequence MKKFLAAAAILCALPVAAMAQETAPDGTDAFGVEPYVGVLGGYHSFDRDSEFGSPRGGRMNGALISGIAGVNIPLGPVFVGAEGNATKGFSDIDWEYGVRGRVGARAGESGMIFASAGYQWVNGKRGYSDQKDWIYGVGVEVGPKDIGLGGVTGNSGIRIRLQMETYDFDSLRPMGGVVFHF, from the coding sequence ATGAAGAAGTTTCTGGCTGCAGCAGCAATTCTCTGCGCTCTTCCGGTTGCGGCAATGGCGCAGGAAACCGCGCCCGATGGCACCGACGCATTCGGCGTCGAGCCCTATGTTGGCGTTCTCGGCGGCTATCATTCGTTCGACCGCGACAGCGAATTTGGGTCGCCCCGTGGCGGCCGCATGAACGGCGCGCTCATCAGCGGCATCGCCGGCGTGAACATCCCGCTCGGCCCGGTCTTCGTCGGGGCCGAAGGCAACGCGACCAAGGGCTTCAGCGACATCGACTGGGAATATGGCGTTCGCGGCCGCGTCGGTGCGCGCGCTGGTGAAAGCGGCATGATCTTCGCATCGGCCGGCTACCAGTGGGTGAACGGCAAGCGCGGTTACAGCGACCAGAAGGACTGGATCTATGGCGTCGGCGTCGAAGTCGGCCCCAAGGACATCGGCCTGGGCGGCGTGACCGGCAACAGCGGCATCCGCATCCGTCTGCAGATGGAAACCTATGATTTCGACAGCCTGCGTCCGATGGGCGGCGTCGTTTTCCACTTCTGA
- a CDS encoding hydroxymethylglutaryl-CoA lyase → MSRASIWPGLEYLMLERPSVIEVVEVSARDGLQNEKMVFPTDSKIALIRHMVAAGAKRLEIASFVRADRVPQMADAEAVIAGLGDLPADITTIGLVMNKRGALRALDTGIRQIGAVCVASDSFAQRNQGQTSLESLDVANDIVRFARGEGRSAQVMIGAAFGCPFEGEVDPAHVVAMARRLAEAGPVEIGLADTIGVAVPHHVFELVTAVRAAIGDIPVRVHLHNTRNTGIANAWAAVQAGASTLDSALGGIGGCPFAPAATGNIATEDLLYMLDRSHIRTGIDLSRTIEAAGWLESRMERPLPAMVSRAGPFPRPSSATPL, encoded by the coding sequence ATGTCGCGCGCAAGCATATGGCCGGGGCTGGAGTATCTGATGCTGGAGCGTCCATCTGTTATCGAAGTGGTCGAGGTGTCGGCCCGGGACGGCCTTCAGAACGAGAAGATGGTCTTTCCGACCGACAGCAAGATTGCGCTGATCCGCCATATGGTGGCGGCCGGCGCCAAACGGCTGGAGATCGCCAGTTTCGTGCGCGCCGATCGGGTGCCGCAAATGGCCGATGCGGAGGCCGTGATTGCGGGTCTGGGCGATCTGCCCGCCGATATCACCACCATCGGCCTGGTCATGAACAAACGCGGCGCGCTGCGCGCTTTAGACACCGGCATCCGTCAGATCGGCGCGGTCTGCGTCGCGAGCGATAGCTTCGCCCAGCGCAACCAGGGGCAGACGTCGCTGGAATCTCTGGATGTGGCGAACGACATCGTCCGCTTCGCCCGGGGCGAAGGACGCAGCGCGCAGGTGATGATCGGCGCGGCCTTCGGTTGCCCGTTCGAGGGCGAAGTCGATCCCGCGCATGTCGTGGCGATGGCGCGTCGCCTGGCGGAGGCAGGACCGGTGGAAATCGGGCTGGCCGACACGATCGGCGTCGCGGTGCCGCACCATGTCTTCGAACTGGTGACAGCGGTGCGCGCGGCGATCGGCGACATTCCGGTGCGCGTCCACCTACACAATACGCGCAACACGGGCATAGCCAATGCCTGGGCAGCGGTGCAGGCGGGGGCATCGACGCTGGACAGCGCGTTGGGCGGCATCGGCGGATGCCCCTTCGCCCCGGCGGCGACCGGGAATATCGCGACCGAAGATCTGCTCTACATGCTGGACCGGTCCCATATAAGAACTGGGATCGACCTGTCCCGCACCATCGAGGCGGCTGGCTGGCTGGAAAGCCGGATGGAGCGTCCCCTTCCCGCCATGGTGAGCAGGGCCGGGCCTTTCCCGCGCCCCTCGTCGGCCACCCCCCTCTGA
- a CDS encoding CaiB/BaiF CoA transferase family protein: MTTNNGALAGIRVIELGQLIAGPFCGQLLGDMGAEIIKVEPPRQGDPMRVWGHGDAKLWWEVVARNKKSVSANLRIPQGQDIVRRLAASADILIENFKPGTLEKWGLGPDELHAVNPRLIIVRVSGYGQTGPYSSRAGFGGIGEAMGGWRHIVGDADRPPSRMGVSIGDSLAATYGCMGALAALHARERTGKGQVIDSALYEAVLQVMESMVPEYMVSNHVRARTGSILEGVAPSNVYPCIDGDYLIGANQDAIFGRLCVAMGRPELASDPRYATHVARGERQGELDDLIADWTRSLTVEAVEKLMIDHSIPAGRIYRAAEMLDDPHYAAREALVEVDSPRWGRFKMQNSFPKFSDTPGGIRTLAPQEIGAHNDEVYRDLLGMDDAEIARLREADAI, from the coding sequence ATGACGACGAACAACGGCGCCCTTGCGGGTATTCGCGTGATCGAGTTGGGGCAATTGATTGCCGGACCCTTTTGCGGCCAGTTGCTGGGCGACATGGGTGCGGAAATCATCAAGGTGGAGCCGCCCCGTCAGGGCGACCCGATGCGTGTGTGGGGGCATGGCGACGCAAAGCTGTGGTGGGAAGTGGTCGCCCGCAACAAGAAGTCGGTGTCGGCCAATCTGCGCATTCCGCAAGGGCAGGACATCGTCCGCAGGCTGGCGGCGAGCGCCGACATTTTGATCGAGAATTTCAAGCCCGGCACATTGGAGAAATGGGGTCTGGGGCCTGACGAACTGCATGCGGTCAACCCCCGCCTCATCATCGTGCGCGTATCCGGCTATGGCCAGACCGGCCCCTATTCGTCGCGCGCTGGATTTGGCGGCATCGGCGAGGCGATGGGCGGTTGGCGTCACATCGTGGGCGATGCCGACCGGCCGCCCAGTCGCATGGGCGTGTCCATCGGCGATAGCCTGGCGGCGACCTATGGCTGCATGGGCGCGCTGGCCGCGCTGCACGCGCGCGAGCGTACCGGCAAGGGCCAGGTGATCGACAGCGCGCTTTACGAAGCCGTGTTGCAGGTGATGGAAAGCATGGTGCCGGAATATATGGTGTCGAACCATGTTCGCGCACGCACCGGGTCGATACTGGAAGGCGTCGCGCCATCCAACGTCTACCCCTGCATCGACGGAGACTATCTGATCGGCGCCAATCAGGATGCGATTTTCGGACGGCTATGCGTGGCGATGGGCCGCCCCGAACTGGCCAGCGATCCGCGTTACGCCACCCATGTCGCGCGCGGCGAACGACAGGGCGAACTGGACGATCTAATCGCTGACTGGACCCGCAGCTTGACGGTCGAGGCCGTCGAAAAACTGATGATCGACCATAGCATTCCGGCAGGTAGGATCTACCGCGCCGCCGAAATGCTGGACGATCCGCATTATGCGGCGCGCGAAGCGCTGGTCGAAGTGGACAGTCCGCGCTGGGGACGCTTCAAGATGCAGAACAGCTTTCCCAAATTTTCCGATACGCCCGGCGGCATCCGTACGCTCGCGCCGCAGGAGATCGGCGCGCATAACGACGAAGTCTATCGCGACCTGCTGGGCATGGACGATGCGGAGATCGCCCGTTTGCGGGAGGCCGACGCGATATAA
- a CDS encoding NAD-dependent succinate-semialdehyde dehydrogenase, which translates to MPFTDFLKQSAYIDGQWVAADDGGTLSVTNPATGEEIGTVPNMGAAETDRAIVAAQAAMPAWAARTAKERSTILRRFFDLMMANQDALGELLTREQGKPLAEAKGEIAYAASFIEWFAEEAKRAYGDVVPGHAADRRIVCLKQPIGVVGAITPWNFPAAMITRKIGPALAAGCTVVLKPASQTPFSALALAVLAEEAGVPKGVFNVLTGSARAIGGALTASPVVRKISFTGSTEVGRELMRQSADTIKKLSLELGGNAPFLVFDDADIDAAVDGAIASKFRNAGQTCVCTNRFYVQDGVYDAFVGKLAERTKALKLGNGMESGVDTGPLIDAAAVEKVEEHVADALAKGATLVTGGDRSALGGTYFTPTVLADVTADMKIATEETFGPLAGVIRFKEEADAIAQANDSEFGLASYFYSRDLSRVWRVAEALEAGIVGINTGLISTEVAPFGGVKQSGLGREGSSHGLDDYMEIKYLCMGI; encoded by the coding sequence ATGCCTTTTACCGATTTCCTCAAACAATCCGCCTATATCGATGGACAATGGGTGGCAGCCGATGATGGCGGGACGCTGTCGGTCACCAATCCTGCCACGGGTGAGGAGATCGGGACGGTGCCCAACATGGGCGCAGCCGAAACCGATCGTGCGATCGTCGCGGCGCAGGCCGCCATGCCCGCCTGGGCCGCGCGGACGGCGAAGGAGCGCTCGACCATATTGCGCCGCTTCTTCGACCTGATGATGGCGAACCAGGATGCGCTGGGCGAATTGCTGACCCGCGAACAGGGCAAGCCGTTGGCGGAGGCCAAGGGCGAAATCGCCTATGCGGCCAGCTTCATCGAATGGTTCGCGGAAGAGGCCAAGCGCGCTTACGGCGACGTCGTGCCCGGCCATGCCGCCGACCGACGCATCGTCTGCCTGAAGCAGCCCATCGGTGTCGTCGGTGCGATCACCCCCTGGAATTTCCCGGCGGCGATGATCACGCGGAAAATCGGCCCGGCACTTGCCGCCGGTTGCACGGTGGTGCTGAAACCCGCATCCCAAACCCCCTTTTCCGCGCTCGCCCTTGCCGTTCTGGCGGAAGAAGCGGGGGTGCCAAAGGGCGTGTTCAACGTGCTGACCGGCAGCGCGCGGGCGATCGGCGGCGCTCTGACCGCCAGCCCCGTCGTGCGCAAGATCAGCTTCACCGGGTCGACCGAGGTCGGCCGCGAACTGATGCGCCAGTCGGCCGACACGATCAAGAAATTGAGCTTGGAACTGGGCGGCAACGCGCCGTTCCTGGTGTTCGACGATGCCGATATCGACGCGGCGGTCGACGGCGCGATCGCATCCAAGTTCCGCAATGCCGGCCAGACCTGCGTATGCACCAACCGCTTCTACGTGCAGGACGGCGTCTATGACGCGTTCGTCGGCAAATTGGCTGAGCGCACCAAAGCACTGAAACTGGGCAACGGCATGGAAAGCGGCGTCGATACCGGCCCCTTGATCGACGCCGCTGCCGTCGAAAAGGTGGAGGAGCATGTCGCCGACGCCCTGGCCAAGGGCGCGACGCTGGTGACGGGCGGCGACCGCAGCGCACTTGGCGGCACCTATTTCACACCGACCGTGCTGGCGGACGTGACCGCCGACATGAAGATCGCGACCGAGGAAACCTTCGGCCCGCTCGCCGGCGTCATCCGTTTCAAGGAAGAGGCGGATGCCATCGCCCAGGCCAATGATAGTGAATTCGGCCTCGCAAGCTATTTTTACAGCCGCGACCTGTCGCGCGTATGGCGCGTCGCCGAAGCGTTGGAGGCGGGCATAGTCGGCATCAACACCGGCCTCATCTCCACCGAAGTCGCGCCCTTCGGCGGCGTCAAGCAATCCGGCCTCGGCCGTGAAGGCTCCAGCCATGGCCTGGACGACTATATGGAGATCAAATATCTTTGCATGGGCATTTAA
- a CDS encoding alpha/beta hydrolase-fold protein produces MRPICLATLSAIVPLTAHAAPQPACVETTPLQRRLEYDSVEVDGDRHVLFRLCAPRALAVKLTSSELPTVPNGYDGKPAGLPMEKDAQGYWSVRIATPVKPGPYRFAFNVDGIDMADPQGKQFAEDFRGVRSVVDVPGADAAFQAWRADVPHGLVSTLDYKSEALGIMRRAHIYTPPGYEASDGRRYPVLYLVHGAGDSDDSWTSIGHAHLILDNLIAAGKAKPMIVVMPFGHTPAHAGVERMRNTDFGADLTDTLIPHIDHHFRTLKDPKNRAMAGLSMGGAHTIHFGLTRPDLFGSIGIFSLGLTEGAQVADYRAANDAALKARAKGRQPVFYAFGRDDFLFAMSAPTRKLMDDYGIRYVYRESGGGHDWPNWRNYLTEFAPTLFR; encoded by the coding sequence ATGCGCCCGATATGTCTTGCAACCCTGTCCGCCATCGTCCCGCTGACGGCTCACGCGGCGCCTCAACCCGCATGCGTGGAAACGACGCCGCTCCAGCGCCGGCTGGAATATGACTCGGTCGAGGTCGACGGGGATCGCCACGTCCTCTTCCGTCTTTGCGCGCCGCGCGCATTGGCTGTGAAGCTGACCAGCAGCGAACTGCCCACGGTGCCCAACGGCTATGACGGCAAGCCTGCCGGTTTGCCGATGGAAAAGGACGCGCAGGGCTATTGGTCCGTACGCATAGCCACCCCGGTGAAACCTGGCCCCTACCGCTTCGCCTTCAATGTCGACGGGATCGACATGGCCGACCCGCAGGGCAAGCAGTTCGCCGAAGATTTTCGCGGCGTCCGCTCGGTCGTGGACGTGCCGGGCGCGGATGCCGCTTTCCAGGCGTGGCGCGCCGATGTGCCGCATGGCCTCGTCTCGACGCTCGACTACAAATCCGAAGCGCTGGGCATCATGCGACGCGCGCATATCTATACGCCGCCAGGCTATGAAGCATCGGACGGCAGGCGCTATCCGGTACTCTATCTCGTCCACGGCGCGGGCGATAGCGACGATAGCTGGACGTCCATCGGCCATGCGCACCTGATCCTCGACAATCTGATCGCGGCCGGGAAGGCCAAGCCGATGATCGTCGTCATGCCGTTCGGTCATACCCCAGCGCATGCAGGCGTCGAACGGATGCGAAACACGGATTTCGGCGCGGACCTCACCGATACCCTCATTCCCCATATCGATCACCATTTCCGCACGCTGAAAGACCCGAAGAACAGGGCGATGGCAGGATTGTCCATGGGTGGCGCGCACACCATCCATTTCGGCCTGACGCGGCCGGACCTGTTCGGATCGATCGGTATTTTCAGCCTGGGCCTGACCGAAGGCGCGCAGGTGGCGGACTATCGCGCGGCGAACGATGCCGCGCTCAAGGCGCGGGCCAAGGGTCGTCAGCCCGTATTCTACGCCTTCGGCCGCGATGATTTTCTCTTCGCCATGTCGGCCCCGACGCGCAAGCTGATGGACGATTACGGCATTCGCTACGTCTATCGCGAAAGCGGCGGCGGTCATGACTGGCCCAACTGGCGCAATTATCTGACTGAATTTGCGCCAACGCTTTTTCGCTGA